aaaacaaaactaatgcTAAAAATGGATCACAAGTCACATCTCTtgactaatgatttttttaggtaTGTGCTGCACTGGGAATCTAAGAATCTAATTGCAGTGAGCACTGCCATTCAGGACTGGCTTACTTCAAGTAATTGGTTTGCCCCTGATGGGAGCcctttgtttttcaaactagtaTTTATATCTAATGTAATGATTACAGTTTTGTCTGCTGTTGACATTGGTGATCCCTGCTGTAGGAATTGCAATGGAGTTTATGAGGCAAGGTGCAATGCTGACCGTGTTAAGCACACTTTTGGTAGCATTGGCCTGGCCAGCAACATTACTTGCCGCTACTGATTTTATAGACAGCAAATGGACAATTGCTATTGACAGGTCAGCTTTCCTTCATTAACTATAGGTGAGATACTTAGAtgaaaatgggaaaaaaatgcCTTTCCATTGCATCAACTCTCTTTATCACAAATCTGGCACCTTAAATTAAAGTCTTCAGGGGAAATTGGTAATTAGTAATAGAGAGTAACTTGCTTCCATAGAATTTTTCAATGTGAGTTTTCAACTATTGAATTTTCTGCTATTTTCTAGGACTGACAAAGCTGGGAAGCTGTTGGCAGAAGTGTTACTAAAAGGACTGCAAGGGAACAGGTTGGTGAAATTTGATTCAAACCATAggcatcatttttatttaacaacGTTACCTGTAGTGTTGTATTCTCGATTAATTTCTATCTTGAAGTCTTTTCTTAGTTAACAGTGTCATCTCTAgcgatttattttctattaattcCTATCTTGGGCTTTACATGACTCTTCAGGCCTGTAACCCTTGTGGGTTACTCACTTGGTGCACGTTTAATTTTCAAGTGTCTTGAGACTTTGGCCGAGACAGAGCATAGTGGTAAATATCACTTATCATTTTTAAAGCgagttttttggaatttttgactGATCTTCAATGCGGTCCTTCTGAACTGACAGCTGAAGTTGTAGAAAGGGTCGTTCTTCTTGGAGCACCCATCTCTATTAAGGACCAGAAGTGGGAAGCTGCAAGAAAGGTGACTGAAGATCTTTCCTTGAAAGCGTTTTCTCTGCTGCTCCTTGGTCAATATTTGTTTTAGCTACTTACCTACTCTTCTTGCATCGTACTGTTTTGCAGATGGTGGCTGGAAGATTTGTGAATGCTTACTCCACAGGTGACTGGACCCTTGGAGTTGCTTTTCGTGCAAGGTATGCCTGTTGCACTATGCTCATGTGTGGACATTACTTGATGCTTTTGATCTGCCTAGACAAATAGTTATCCGACTTCGAAAACTAATGTCTAGTTTTTACTAATAGCCTACTCACTCAAGGATTAGCTGGAATTCAACCAGTAGATGTTCCAGGGATTGAGAATGTAAGCTTCTATTTACTTTCCCTCCCTCCCTTCCATCACAATCTTGATTCTCGTTACAATCTTAGTTTATCCATGATGGAACTTTTTGCAGGTAGACGTAACCGATCTTGTGGAGGGCCACTCTTCCTACCTATGGGCAACACAACAGATATTAGAACAGCTTGAACTGGATGCTTATTATCATGTTTTCAGGAGCCCTAATCCTCCTGAACACACAGACTGACTTTTCCTCTCGTGGAGCTAATGCCATGGCATCAAGCTCATTCACCCCATAACTTCATgtcttgatttttgttattcttCCTATAAATATGATACCACCCAGAAGAAACATTAAAATATGGGGTTGAATTTTTGTCagatgatcaaaataaaatcggCCGTTCCtcgaagaaaagggaaagaagaagaaaggaatagTGGACAGGGCTATGTATTAACTAGCATTACTAATGGCCCAGTTTacgaggggggggggggagttaCCAATCCAAAGGGAACCAAACGGGGCTTGTatgtttaattgatttatttgtaTTGTAAATGCTGTCTATTTGTAAAATCCTAACACTATTATCTTCTAAGCTTTATCCATTCTTTGGATGATAAAAGTTCCGGCAGTATCATAGAATAGTTGCTTCTGCTGTTTGTGCCATTGCTCCAGCTCAAGTCACCTAAAAAGTATGTTGGGAAATGCGGTAGagaaactatgtttttttaaattttaaatatttatttttatatttttaaattatttttttgatgtgttgatattaaaaataaaaattttaaaaataaaattttttattttaatatatttttaaataaaaaaatattttaaattatcaccACTATTATAATCCCAAACAAACTCAAATCAAAAATCCCAAACAAACCCAAACCGACAAGGCATGTAAATTGTTATACATAACCTGCTTTTATAAGTCTtttaacataacaaaataaaagtaataattgATCTGGTGTGATTAAATTCACATAAcatatcaatttataatttaattaatttgatatggttaatttaatttgattttaattttttaaataattattttattttgattaatttaaattaatttgtctaATTCTAGATATTGAATTGAATCATAAATTAggttaagtttaataattttttttaaatttaattgttaataaaataataataataataataatacctatcattgtaataatttatttttctttgggattatggtaaaaaaaaaaagagaatcttAAAACACCTAAATAACAAACTagcttatataattaattaattataaaaaacgaCGTTACTCTAGATCGTGTAATTTCTATGACCATATCCACATTCTTAATTCTTCCTCGTCTAGTAAATATCACGAATAGACACAAAACAAAGACCCTAAACGTTCAATTCAATTACCAATGGTGCCATCATCGTGCTGCAAATTTCGTTATGCATTAGCGTAATTCCGATAATAATGACCGGCGCACATCAAAAGGCGAACAAATAAGAGAGATGGGTGAGCAAATAAGACAGGGGACATGACAGAAACAGGAAAAcacaaagaagagagagagggcaTGACGAAAACAGGAGAGGGCATGACAGAAACAGGAAAAcacaaagaagagagagaggcgGCCCTAGGCGTAGGCATGGAGTGTAATAAAgtagaaggagaagagaaaaagggagaaaacgagaaactaaaacaaatccaaaatcaaggtggtggtggtggtggttctAATTTGAAAGGGAAATCATGCAAAGGGTATCTTTATTATTCTTCAACTCTCAAATCTAACGTCACTAATCCTCGCTGTATTGGAATCCCCCGTACTCTCCGCCAAAGTTAGTCTCTCAATTCCAATTCCCAATCTTTAttcaatatgtatttttttgtgatttataGAGGGGAAGGGATGTTTAggtcttgatttttttgggttcttgaaaagaatgagagaaaagGGAAGGCGGGTTCTTTTTTGTAAGGCTAGATTTCAGGTTCAAAATTTGAGAGGTGTAGTGTCTGTCTGTCCGTCTCTCTGTACATTTGAAGAAATCAGGGGAAAGAAACTTGCCTTTTTTGCCAGTGATTATGGCATAAGGTTAAACAAGAAAATGCTTTGCTTgatttagcttctttcttttgaaagataCATGGTCTTTGTTACTTGAATGAATAAGGGTTAGGAATAGCAATGCACAATTTCTTGATTAGCTTGAGTAAGATTGATCCAGTTGTAGGAAGGCAAATAACTAATATGATAGCTGTCCATTCAATTTGATAAATAGTGGCTGGAAACAGAGACATTGGAAATTAATCGTCGAAAAAGGGTTGTAGGAAAGAATATCGTTGCTGACCTTATTTACTGATTTTCATCAACCGTATTGAGCCTCGATACTACATTATTGCCAACATTTGTTTCACTTGGGATTTGGGAATAGGATTTCGATTCTGTTCCAAATAGAAACATGCTTTGATTTTATCTGAATTGATATCAACTTGTACCgcagttttaatattattactaaagAAAGGAGGTGATTTATCCCATTTGCAATACAATTTCTTGTCTCTTGTGAAATCGTAATCCTTGTTTTTGGTTGAACCAAACAAAGTTGCTGAGGGTTCCCATTCCATTCCTGATCCAAAGTGACCAAATGTGGCCTATATGCTTAAGCTTCAATTGTGGTGCATTGCTCTATCTGTTCTGTTTTATGTTCTGCACTCGTTATGAAATTCTGAGTGTTGGGAGAGCTAATTGTTTTGGGGATATTGGAGAAAATAACTTCATGTTGATGGTTTCTAATTACATCTATACATGGCAGGAATTCCTACACTGCCATTGCTATTTATGTTGAAAACTGAGTGTTGTGTGTTTGTGATCTTTGTTTGACGTAACATAAAGTAACACATAAAGTAACACGTGTTCTGGTTTGGATTTACAATGTAGCTTCTATTCTTGATTAGTTGAGTGTAAAATTTAATTCAGTTGTAGAAAGGCATGTAATGAATATGATGGGGGTCGGATTATGCAAGAGACTATATGCTTAATGCATGGAATGTGGTGCATTGTTTAATATCTAGTGTAGATGGCAACTGTTTCTCCGTTGTTCACCACGACATACTGAGTGTTAGGAGATCTATTTGTTTCCAAGTGCAACTGTGTATGGCAGGAATTCCTACACTGCCATCGCTAATTATGTAGTTTTTACTTGGTCGATTTCTGAGATGTTTGATAATTTCAGTAGTTATATGCATGTTGTTGCTGTTGAATATTGGTGCCTGTTGATAAGTGCTGATATCTGAGTTTTATGGCCAGTTCCTAATTATGTCGGACAATCTGAGGTAGAAGCTTCAAAAGATGGAAGGGTTCTTACAGATTTTTATTATGGTTGTGCTGGGTACTCTCTTTATTCCAATAAAGACCACTCAACTGATAAGCAAGTGGCAAAAAAAGAACTTCCAGTCTGTGTGGGTCTTGAGGTATGCACCCTCACTCTCTTTCTCTGTGTGTGCCCGTGCTTGATTTTGTTTAGATTATTAGTGGCTTATGCCTTTCAACTTTCATGGAtgttattgttttcaaataattttgaagttgTTTAGCAGTTTTTGTGATCACACTCCCCCAATAACTTAGTGCAAATAATTAGTAACTGCACTCTTGCACTAACTTTCTCTATGATTACTATTACCTGTTGTATGTGGGCTTTGTCATTTGAGTACCTTTGATGTGACTTGCATCTTTGGATTTGTCTGTTCAAGTGGCATGTTGCTTGAATGGGCAAAGAATAATAAAACCACTACCTCTCGtgttttatcctttcttttggTGATCTGACTAACAGAAGTTTTTTCAGCTTTTGGTGGATAGAAGAGTTGCTACTTCAGAAAGTGCTTCTGCTCCGGCTCATATCCACAATAAAGAAGGTAAGCAAATAGTTGTGGTTATGCTGCATGTTATTGCATTCTCATTTTAGTGAAGTCAAGCTCTCCAGGCACATTTCCTGATGTGCAAATTGTAGGGTCTTACTGTTTAATTCTGTCCCAAGTTCTTTCAGACATACAAATCTGATTTTTCAGTTCTCGTGTAAGGTCAAAACAAGGGCTATTCTTGTCCTTGTcttcttattatatatttaaacagATTGTTCCCACCATCATTGAAACTCTATTAGATGATGATCCCATTCTCTCTTTATTACATGAATCTTCATATATGTTACATTCtgataaagttattttttttactacttgTCTTTACAACAAGATATTGAAGCACAAAAATGCAAAATGCTTCAGTAAGCTCTAGATCCCAAAAATGAATAAGTTTCCGTGCTACTCATTGGCCAGGACCCTGCCAGTGGTCTTTGGTTTGGGATCAAGATTTGTCAAATCCCGGTCTTGAACATCAGTGCTTCATGTGAAATTGTCTGATTCTTCTTAGGAACCAGTTTGGTGGAATTGCAATTGTATAAGGGCCTTTTTTATGGTTAACTCGgacaacaaaaaatgaaagagaatcCTCCAAGCAAAATCTCAAATGGTCTCAAAATTGGTGCATTCTTTGATATTTCCTAAAGACATCAATTGCATTCTCTGGAATGTTAAATCACTTCACTGTTCATATCTCACCATAACTTTtggcaatttttttcttgaagatgGTTGTGAATTGCCTCAGCCCCAGCCTACACGTGAATTGCCTCAGCTCCGAGCACAGAAACCAGCGAGTTCCCCAGCGGATGACTTCTTCAGCAGGCAAGCAAACAGTTTTGATTGTTTGTGAATAATGATTGTCAATATACTAATGACACTTACAAAACTGCAGGTATATGAGGAATTCAGGCCTGGTTGCATCAGGGGTGGCCAGGAACATGCGAAGAGTGGGGATTTACATAAAAGACAGCGTGGATGATATTTTGTACCCTTACAGAAGGCCACCGAAGTAGGTCATACACACTTGAATTGATGCATGGAGGAGGAGAGTTGGCCTGGTGATGTAAAAACATGCTTTATCCTAACCTGTGCAGTCCGCTCTCTGATCAGCGCTCACCTTTACTCCTTTTAAAACCCCTCAACACCCTTCCCTCGTATCAATAAAACAGTGTTGCAGGTAGTCGATGAAGATGCTGTTATCCATTCACCTGGACACGATTTTTATAGTTAATGTCATCTATTGTATTTAAAGCCCGGGCTGGGGTAAGTGGGGGTGACAAAAAGCTCTTTTTGTGTGATACAGTGAGCTGATCTTAAAATTCTTGGTGATAATGTTGTTCATTTCCTAATGACTGTACTACACATTTCTATGcctgtaatttaaaaaacagatgGTTTCATTTTGAATTACTTGACATGATAAATAAAGATAAGATTGCAAGCCTTTTCTTCTGAATGTGTATTTTCGTCTGAAAATTAGGTtccaaactttgatttttgaagATGACAACCATGGCTTGCTGAGGTTGGTTAAGCTTTCAACTCAAAGCTTAGACGAAGCCCATTCAAACTTTCAACCATAAAGAAGGCTTATCGTGTTATCCTTTCAACCTTTTCCTCTTCATTATTTAGAACGTGGATCCTTCTCTTTTAAATAATGTGCCTATAATTGAAGGATCTGTTTGTTTACTATAatacttttttcatatttcagtTTCACAGAGTCACGAGACTCGATCCAGAAGCTGATCCAGTATGAGGCTTGAATTGCTTATGTTACAGGGTCAACTGTGATATAGATTAActgttttatttcataatttttttaggaaaacaatttttttttttcattttgatctagTCCGGTTTGAAATCGATGTAACTAAGTCATAAACAATCAAATACAACCAATTgagttttatcaaattaatgtaTATTCTGATTCAATTAAAACCGAACCAATCAAAATCACACCAAAATCAAGTATGGtaccattaaaacaaaaattgatatattgaaaatgttgtcttttcaTTGGGTACTTCAATGACAAATCATAGCTGTCTTTGTTACCAAATGTTAGCTGTCTTaaaattctgacacagttggcaATTGTTATCGATTGCAAGCTAAATCCCTAAAATTTCCAGTAATTTTActcaaaactctttaaaatcaccataaaaaaaattcatcacaattcaataaattaaatattttaagatatttgtacattaaaagaaaagaaaagaagcttaTGATAGGACTTtccttaatttataaaatagaaactactataattaattaataaaataaaataaattcttgaagCACAAATTCTTTAGTTAAAGAAATGGACGTTGGAAGGAAAGCAAGCAATTAGttacatttaaaaaacttaacttCCCTTCTCATCCCTTCTCTTTCTCCGTTCCTTGAAAGAACCAACCGCcaactctctccctctctgCCTTTTATTATCAacgacaaagaaaaaaaaaaagttacataaTAATTCTGTctcttttcagttttatttcGGTCTTGCACAAGCAGGTAAAGTAAAAGATAATTTTCTGAATATAATTAGCGCTTgaagtattttgttttatctttgaCTAATTTTCTTTGATCCCTCTTGAAGAGGAATTTTATAGAGCTTGGAAGAccatttttttaaggatttggtTTTCAAATATTCGAatggctgctgctgcttctgctGCTTGTAGGCGTGTTGTGGGTTATCAATTTGGAAGCAATTCTGGAGGTATTGGTTTTGGTAGGGGAGGATCTGGTGCTGTTTCTCCTTCAAATTTGGGTTTGATTTCTCAAAATAGGAATATTTCTCAGCTTGTCAACTCTAATGGCAGGAGATTATTTCTTGTTGATACATTAGCCCTTGTAAGTTGTTATTTACAACAaacccttttcctttttcttatttacATTAATGGGTTGCATTTGTTTCCATgttaatttctcattttcttataaaattgcAGCAAGGAAATTTAATAGTAATATAACTCAAGAAACAACATTGctgaatttattattgaattgggaaaaaaaactGTAGGGAGTTTTAATTGCTATAATTTGtttcatgttataaataattcGCGTGCATATTTCTTGGTTGGTGGGTTGGACAACGTGGGGCCTACGAGATGATTGATCGAAGAATACTAAAATTTGAGTACTGGAGATGAATGTTACAATGAGAAAACTGAAAGTTTAATGCTTGGAAGCCGAATGTGGTTTcgtaagcttttttttttttttttttttttgtgatgacaGGTTGAATGTTTGTCAAATGATGTGGTGTGTTTTTTGGGTTTAGGTTAGAAGATTGGAGTCGCAGGGTGTGCCTTTGAAGCAAGCTGAGGCGATAACAGCTGCTATAACTGGAGTTTTGAATGATAGCTTGGAGAATGTGTCTCATTCAGTTGTCTCAAAGGAAGAGATGCAGAAGGTAGGTTCTTTACGTGTTAGTTTTACGTTTGCACTTTTCTATTATGTTGACATGGATCAATTGATATTTGATGTAGCTCGATTTCAAATGAGCTATTTGTGCAAGGAGTTTGTTTATGCTATAACtgtattttcatttcatttttgttgttgagcCTGTGTAATTATTTTATGTCTGGTTTTGTTGGTAGAATGCATTGATTCAAGAAACCAGCTTGTCAAAATTCAAATCTGAAGTCCAAAGCTCGCAGGTACTAACTAgctttttaatgttgttttcaGATGTGAATTAGTTGAGATTTTAGCTGGATATGAAATTTGTTGGGTTCAATTGAGCAATTGCAAGTCTGGCATTGTTTTGTTGATGTTCTGCAGCTGGTCTTTATAAATATTGCCGATTGATGCTCATAGTGTCAGTATTAAGAGTAGTTTGCTTATATGAAGACCGTGGAAAAGTCAATGAGTGCTCAAGTATGTTAACTCAGTTGCTCAATCTTTGGCATTCGTGTTCTGATGTATAATTGGCCCTTCTGTCCCTTGGAAACATTGGTAAAAATGTAACTAGGAGTTGCCTCTTCCCTATTATAGTAGTTATACTTATTTTCTTCATGAAGAATGAGTGCTAGAAGAATTTCATTTGGATTCTGATACCTTCTAATACAATTGATTAATTCCATGTTGAACAGGATAGCCCTTCTTTGTGCATTCAATCAATTGGGTGTCCCTAAAAATTGAACTGCGCTGTTATGGTAAAAGCTGTtatggtaaaagaaaaaaaaatctgaagagCATTGAGAATCTTTTTTCCCATTCCTCTTTCCCTCGCAAGTTGTGAACTTTATTGAACCATGGTTATTCTGCTTTCTGGGTCTCCAACATGTGTGCACTGAATGAATTTCAATAAAATGCAATGATTACATTTGAAAGAAAACCTTGTGAGACTCCCTAAAGTGGAGGTATGTTTGATGTTAACCTTATTTTCTTGCTAGTGGTCTGGTCCATTCTAACATCAGTCCCTGCTTTTTGTTTATGTATTGCAGGAACAccatttttctttgttgcaaCATGAGACTGAAAAACTCCGGCATGATATCGAGAAGATGCGCAGTGAATTGAGGTCAGGTTTATGTATTTACCCTGCATGCTGGATTCGCTTGTTACCAATCTTCTTCATGCTAAGTCATTGATTGTGATTCAGGCATGAAATTGACAAGCTCAGTGCTGGTCAACGGTTGGATCTGAATCTTGAAAGAGGGTAAGAAATGTACTGCAGAAATTTCTTTTCTCCAACAACTAAATTACCGACATGAGTTATTTTATCGTGGTTGTGCAACCTTTCCAGGCGGATAAGGGAGGAGCTAGCAAACCAGAATGCTGAAACCACTAACCTCACTAACAAACTTGATGGCGTGAGTACTCCGGCTGAAATCGATATAGATAATGCGGTTTGGTCAATTTGCAACTTTAACATGCTCCCTTTCTATGTCATAATTTCAGGAAATTCATGGTTTAAGGGCCCAGTTGGAAGCAGGAAAATATGAAGTGATAAAGTATTGCCTGGGTACTCTTGTTTCCATCTCTGCTGTTGGTCTTGCAGCAGTCCGCATCTTGATGTAAACATTTATAACTCAAAGCAGTTGCTGCATAACAAGAAGGGGGCAAGTAATAGCTTGTTTTTTGAAAGCTATTATTTGCATGAAAAACGTGAAAACAAAGTTCAATTaacaattcaagtttttttccttgtttgtatctgtataataaaaacaagaacaaagctTTCGTTATCCAGCAACCTCAGAATCCTCAGTGGTTTCATGTAAGAGAAGTGGTGTTGGTGGATGGAGTCTTTAAGTTATCTTTCAGGGTGCATTTTAAGAATGTTATCTTGTCGAAGTCATTAAATCCACCGATGTCCACTCAATAGCTGATCCCACTGTCTCCGTTCCACCAAAAATCACATCCTGCCACATATATGCGTGccattataatttcttttattacagCAACGAAAATGTATGCAAAATTGGATTTCAAGAATATTTTCTgcacttaaaattttttaaactaaacacCTTCAAACTTTTAGATTCATGACGCAGAGCTTACGCATCTGGCGCTAGAAAGGACCACAGCAGGCAAAGGCAATGTCAGAATGATCATAGGTTAATATTTGGTAGCTATGTTGGCTGGTCTGTTAGAGAAAATGTTATCTCGGACTTGCAAAATTTGACGAACTATATATCTCCGGCGACGGGAACAGCCACCACATGCAAGTACCCCATTCGGAGAAGAAACATTGCACCATATTGTCGCTAGTTTAGCTAGACCATGTTCAGTTTTTGGTCCATCAAAAGAATGTTACCCATAGTTGGTACCCTCTGCAGATGGATATGGTACCCTTCGGTAAAGGCTGCAAGCTAGCCGGAAAAGAAGTAAAGGGAATACAGAGAGGAGGAAGAGACTGGTGTTAATATTGGTGGATGAAGGGTGGCATCCAGCATAGTCATTACCTTTTAATGTTTCCTTGAGTTTTTCATATGATCACTAACAACACCTGGAACCAAACATGAAGATCTACCCCAGGAAGATAACATGAATCAATAGATTTAACCCATCCTCCATTTTTTCAAGTCATGCGTACATGTCTTGCATTGCAAATTGAATAATCGTTGAAATCTTGGCCTAACTTTCTATCTTGGACTAAGTGAAATATGTACGAACATCTtacatgatgttttttaaacgtattttttaatgaaaaatatattaaaataatattgtttttaatttttaatattaacaccataaaaaatattaatttaatatttttcaagacaaaataattaatgatcacTAATTAGATTCCACAACGTCTTTCCATCTTTTTGGATAAAATTACATGATTAAAAACACATTAGGGTAATCAAAACCATGCTCATTCTTGTTTTGGAATTTCAATTAAAGAGAAAcgatgaaaaacataaacctCTTGCTTAGAAAGGGGTGGGGTTTGCTGCACTCTAAATGAACAAATCATTTATTAAAAGGTCATAAGAACCTCATTTTTTTGTagttagatttatttatttattgttttttttttcttatcatattattaaatgaaCCATGTATATTAAACCAACTCAAGTCATTAGCTcgatacttatttttttttacttctttaaaaTGCTAGAGTCAATTgagcattttctttttttttattaggaaatAATTGGTTGGACTATAAGCATAACACGACCCACCAATCTAGTTATTAACTAAAACATTAAAGATTTGAGTTTTCCCAGCTATCTTACGAATTCATAGGAATAGTGAAACATGtacccttatttttttcattttcattcttatttttaatttttttctttagatattTTCTTTCGTTTTGATTTAATCCTTATATGACCTAATTCCATGAGATAAAGTTTTAAATTGCAgaacaaagataaaatttaaagtgaAAGGATTGCAAtgtaaaacacaaaaatctcaaaatttttagaattttcatcTAAgtctaaaagtttatttatttaatttttagtcattaaatctggaaaaagagagaaaaacttatcaaaaaataataacattgcCAGTTGGCCATTTAGACCCTAAAAAATGATGAGTTTTATATGAATGAGttcattatctaaaaaaaaagttcaataaaGGTGGTTTTGCCTCTAAAAATAGTGAATAAGTAGTAGAGAGGTTTgtttaaattcaattgatttttatttttaagattaatttttaagtatCTTGGGTTGCCTCTAAATATGGTAAAAACAAGTTGACATATAAAATTTTAGGGTTAAAAAACATAGTCCCCGATTTTCATCTACATGTTGTCTTTCAGTGCATGTGACATGTCTCTggccttttaaaaaatattggaatagatgaaaaaagaaaagaaaagaaaaaaaaggcgaGGTacacttatgttttttttatttattaagaccAATCACGTGTACCTAGCCTATTAATCTATCTTCTCACATGTGGGTTTCACAAATGTGTAAAGAATATTTGAAGTGCCCAGATGATATTTCATATTTGGAAAAACATGCTATTTGGATTCTTTAAATTCTAGCCATTGGGAGTCTGCCCTATTTGTCTTATAATAGCCTTGCACCTAATGCCAGCAAAGATATCAGAAAGCGTAGCTAATAAAAGCTGATGTGACTTTCAATTCCTCAAATAGTTTGAAGCATTTTGAAGGAAGTGGAAGCTTGGCCCTTCAAATATATCAGACCTAGGCATGGATAGGGCTAATGTCAAGCTGCAAGCGAGGTCCTGGGCTTATTGCAACCacctcaataaataaaaaataaaatcaaccaaCTTTTCTGagctataaaaatttaagattaagatatatatatatatatatatatatatatatatatatttatttatttgaaattcaagtcttgtgattgtgattgttaatataatatttattgaaatcttatataatctttaattttaggatttgtaAGATTAATTGAAGTACCTGTAAATTGATCCGgacacctatattaataaaaaaataaaataaaattctagactttaaatttatttttttaaaatttattaattcaagttttataaacttCATATTACTGGAGgtttatattattatgaattttagagTATAAAATTAATCGATGTACATATAAATTAGTTCGGATActtacattaaaatataaaataaaaataaaaagaagaagaagaagatagagtTCCCAAATCAATGTTCATCGGTGTTGCAAGTTGTAACATTCCTATCTCGGCATTTAATCCCTTTTGTTTGTAGTATGAACACGAAAGCAACGTTTTCACCATTGTAATACG
This Populus alba chromosome 7, ASM523922v2, whole genome shotgun sequence DNA region includes the following protein-coding sequences:
- the LOC118063110 gene encoding uncharacterized protein, with the translated sequence MTETGKHKEEREGMTKTGEGMTETGKHKEEREAALGVGMECNKVEGEEKKGENEKLKQIQNQGGGGGGSNLKGKSCKGYLYYSSTLKSNVTNPRCIGIPRTLRQIPNYVGQSEVEASKDGRVLTDFYYGCAGYSLYSNKDHSTDKQVAKKELPVCVGLELLVDRRVATSESASAPAHIHNKEDGCELPQPQPTRELPQLRAQKPASSPADDFFSRYMRNSGLVASGVARNMRRVGIYIKDSVDDILYPYRRPPK
- the LOC118063109 gene encoding protein FMP32, mitochondrial, with protein sequence MAAAASAACRRVVGYQFGSNSGGIGFGRGGSGAVSPSNLGLISQNRNISQLVNSNGRRLFLVDTLALVRRLESQGVPLKQAEAITAAITGVLNDSLENVSHSVVSKEEMQKNALIQETSLSKFKSEVQSSQEHHFSLLQHETEKLRHDIEKMRSELRHEIDKLSAGQRLDLNLERGRIREELANQNAETTNLTNKLDGEIHGLRAQLEAGKYEVIKYCLGTLVSISAVGLAAVRILM